CGCTACGGATCTGTTCCAAACCCGCAAGACGGAGAAAGAAGTGCAAGTCGAACCGCCCGAGCACCCGGGCGCCCCTGGTTCATCCGGCGTATATTGAGGTATCCGGCGTGAACATGAATAGAAAAAGCATGCTGATCTTCTTGTTGCGGTCAGCATGCTTTTCTTTGTTAGCGCCTGGACGGAGCGGCCACACCCATCCGGTCTATCAGGAGCTGACTTTCTTGATTTAGTCCGATGATCGTGACTTGCTTTCCGAACTGCTGATATTTGAGCATTACTTTCTCGATGCCGTTCACGGCTGAATGATCCCATACGTGGGAGTGGCGAAAATCGATGATGATGTGCGCAGGATCATGCTGGTAATCGAACGCTTCGACGAAATGGGTCATCGTGCCAAAGAAGAGCTGGCCGGAAATGGCATATACTTTTTCTCCCGAGGGAGCGATCATGGCGGTGGACTTGAGCTTTGCCATCTTCCAGCCGAAGATGAGTGCGCTGATGATCACTCCGGCGATGACTCCCTTGGCCAAATCGTGGGTGGCTACCACAATCGCTACCGTCGTGATCATCACGAGGGAATCGCTGAGAGGGACCCTGTGCAGATTTCTGACGGACTGCCAATCAAAGGTACTGACAGACACCATGATCATGACACCGACCAGCGCCGCCATCGGAATTTGCTTGACGATATCGCCCAGCATCAGGATCAAAAACAGCAGAAACGCGCCAGCGACAAATGTCGAAAGACGGCCGCGGCCGCCGGACTTGACGTTGATCACGGATTGACCAATCATGGCGCAGCCTGCCATTCCTCCAAAGAAGCCGGTGACGATATTGGCGATGCCTTGCCCTTTGACCTCTTTATTTTTATGGCTGCGCGTATCCGTCATCTCATCGATAATCGATGCCGTTATCAGAGATTCCAGAATACCAACCAGTGCCAGCGGAAAAGAGTACGGCAAAATGATCGAAAGCGTTTCCCAGTTGAGCGGAACCGCCGCCAGATGAAAAGATGGAAGCGACCTTGTGATTTGGCCCATATCGCCCACGGTCCGCAAATCCAATCCGCCGAAGATCGCCAATGCCGTCATCACGATAATTGCGACCAATGCGGAAGGAACGGCTTTGGTAAGGCGGGGGAGGAGGTAGATGATCGCCAGTGTCCCCGCGACTATCGCGTACATCTCCCACGACGTGCCGATAAAATGCGGCAGCTGCGCCATAAAAATGAGAATGGCCAAGGCATTGACAAAACCGATCACCACGGAATGGGGCACAAAGGTGATCAGCTTGCCGATTTTGCATACTCCCATGAGATACTGAATCATGCCGGTGAGAACCGTCGCCGCGAAGAGGTACTCCAGTCCATGCTCCTTTACCAGCGTGGTCATGAGCAAAGCCATGGCACCCGTAGCCGCCGAGATCATTCCCGGCCGTCCTCCGACGAACGCGATGAGTACGGCGATGCAGAAAGACGCGTACAAGCCTACCATGGGATCGACGCCGGCGATGATGGAGAATGCAATGGCTTCGGGAATCAGCGCGAGTGCGACGGTCATGCCCGCCAGAATGTCGCCGCGTACATTGCAAAACCATTCTTTTTTCAATTGTTCGATGTTCAAATCATAACCTCTTTCTATCATGAAATGGGTGACTTTCCCCTCTCAGAAAAGTCGGGGCCGTTATAGACAGTTATCGATTATAGCGAAACTTTATTGATTTGACCAGTAGTAAAAAATTCTGACAGTCCCTTTGCAAGCTGTTTGAAGTCTCCAGGGCTGGCTATTCCTTTTACTTGAAAACGACACACAATATCGAGAGTGTCGCTGGCCACACGGGAGCTCGAGACGACAATGAGCTGGACCTTTGAGGAAGCTTTGGAAAAGACGAAAGACGTGACCGGACTGATCGTTTACAGCGACCAGGGGATCCAGTACACGTCTTACGTTTGCCATGACATGCTGCAGAAGGTTGGCGCCCATATCAGCATGTTAGGAGAGGCCGTCGCGATGACAATGCCTCGATGGAGAGCTTCTTCTCGCATTTCAAAACGGAATGGCGGTTTAGTCGTACTTATCCTCGTCGATCCGGAATTGCCTCTCGATGATCAGCTCTGCTTCCGTCTCAAAGTTTAACAGAAGAGGGGCGGGAAGCTGCTCGACAATCTCCGTAATCAGCGGGAGTTCCAGCAAATCCTCGACGGCAGCCGGACGCGGATCCAAGCCATCCGTCCATTCCCGGACCGCATCCATGAATGCGTAGAAAGAAGACTCAAAGGTATCGGCGGCAGACTCAGCGTCGTCCTGATCAGCCGCCGACATCATGTTCCAGCGTGACAGCATTTCTTTCAGCTCTCGCATGACCTTTTCCGTACTTGTCATGAATCCGACCTCCCAGCTTTCCAGCGGCATCATGCGCTATGTCTCCCCCATTGTAACACCGCTTGCGGCAAAGCGGATAGGAAGTGGCGTCGGACGAAGACCTGCTGTGGATGAAAGAAATCTTGAAAAGCGACAAAGAATTCTGCAAAATGAATAAAAATGCAGCCAGTGGCAGATGGTGCAATCGGTTGATACGGGAGGAGCAGACATGAGGGGAGACGCAAAACAGATTCGGTTAATTGAAGAGCTCGCGGCCAACAGCTGGCCCGCATACATCCAGCAAACGCTGGGAGCGTGGAGGCTGCGGATAAACAGCGATGAAACGAAGCGGGCGAACAGTGT
This sequence is a window from Brevibacillus composti. Protein-coding genes within it:
- a CDS encoding SulP family inorganic anion transporter, with amino-acid sequence MNIEQLKKEWFCNVRGDILAGMTVALALIPEAIAFSIIAGVDPMVGLYASFCIAVLIAFVGGRPGMISAATGAMALLMTTLVKEHGLEYLFAATVLTGMIQYLMGVCKIGKLITFVPHSVVIGFVNALAILIFMAQLPHFIGTSWEMYAIVAGTLAIIYLLPRLTKAVPSALVAIIVMTALAIFGGLDLRTVGDMGQITRSLPSFHLAAVPLNWETLSIILPYSFPLALVGILESLITASIIDEMTDTRSHKNKEVKGQGIANIVTGFFGGMAGCAMIGQSVINVKSGGRGRLSTFVAGAFLLFLILMLGDIVKQIPMAALVGVMIMVSVSTFDWQSVRNLHRVPLSDSLVMITTVAIVVATHDLAKGVIAGVIISALIFGWKMAKLKSTAMIAPSGEKVYAISGQLFFGTMTHFVEAFDYQHDPAHIIIDFRHSHVWDHSAVNGIEKVMLKYQQFGKQVTIIGLNQESQLLIDRMGVAAPSRR